From one Culex quinquefasciatus strain JHB chromosome 3, VPISU_Cqui_1.0_pri_paternal, whole genome shotgun sequence genomic stretch:
- the LOC119769859 gene encoding LOW QUALITY PROTEIN: protein PAT1 homolog 1-like (The sequence of the model RefSeq protein was modified relative to this genomic sequence to represent the inferred CDS: substituted 1 base at 1 genomic stop codon): protein MPSKPETPRPQLPHPAMQQHHPQSSLMAAMQHHQRIGGGPGGPFVGLPPNFPLPNPAQMRICSVEEIEQNMIKQQAQHSMPPEVPQQLPPFHHPDMGLPRPPPGFPGMMNHQPPLTIPVNFPPPLNMVPPLPPLHLLQTNVPPPFPMNVPPPNFPGGESHANFNQRLVQEIQQNHPMLNQHRQHQQQGQNRYQQQHNNRQNYHXNQQQMQHHRGKLNRSGEYDEYANLMSERDKQWLLAFVLNAQYPPDAKPMWTFIHKHAYGLVFDNDTKYACVVSLLAYLSKPPAK from the exons ATGCCGAGCAAGCCGGAGACGCCGCGGCCGCAGTTGCCACATCCGGCGATGCAGCAGCACCATCCGCAGAGTTCGTTGATGGCGGCGATGCAGCACCATCAGAGGATAGGCGGGGGACCAG GTGGCCCCTTTGTCGGTCTTCCGCCCAACTTCCCGCTGCCGAATCCGGCTCAGATGCGCATCTGTTCGGTGGAGGAGATCGAGCAGAACATGATCAAGCAGCAGGCGCAGCACTCGATGCCGCCGGAGGTTCCCCAGCAGCTGCCGCCGTTTCATCATCCGGACATGGGACTGCCTCGTCCGCCGCCCGGATTTCCCGGCATGATGAATCACCAGCCGCCGTTGACAATTCCGGTGAACTTTCCGCCGCCGTTGAACATGGTTCCCCCGTTGCCACCGTTGCACCTGCTCCAGACGAACGTCCCGCCGCCGTTTCCGATGAATGTGCCGCCGCCGAATTTCCCCGGAGGTGAGAGCCACGCGAATTTCAACCAACGGCTGGTTCAGGAGATTCAGCAAAACCATCCGATGCTGAACCAGCACCGTCAACACCAGCAACAGGGTCAGAATCGCTACCAGCAGCAGCACAATAATCGGCAGAATTACCACTAGAACCAGCAGCAGATGCAGCATCACCGTGGCAAGCTGAACCGGTCGGGCGAGTACGACGAGTACGCGAACCTGATGAGCGAACGGGACAAGCAGTGGCTGCTGGCCTTTGTACTTAACGCCCAATACCCACCTGATGCCAAACCCATGTGGACGTTCATCCATAAGCATGCGTATGGCCTGGTTTTTGACAACGATACAAAATACGCCTGCGTTGTAAGCCTCCTTGCATATTTATCTAAACCTCCCGCTAAGTAA